TTAAGTCTAGATGGCGTTTGTATTAAGGGAATGAGCGAAAGTGGGGAgctcagatcggcgggaagaatGGAAATTAAActagccaagcattgtctccttgAATGACATTGAAATACCAGCTAAATCCTATATCTGTACTACAGGGTTGATTTTGATATCACAGCTCCCTTAGCGGTCTGGCAGTTGCGAGTGGGAAAAGGATAAATATGCTGCTTTGCACGCtttctctcacaaatattttttgtgttggtcagagcAATTTCTGtgggtttgggcaatttattttgggcAGGCTTAGCCTCTTATACGCGACGCCTATGAATGTAGTCCAAATTATCAAGCATGTCAAACAAAAAGTACCCTGAGGTGCTTATGTGAAAGCCCCGTGACAGGACAGACAGAGTTCAAGCAGGAATCACACCAACAAGAGAAGTGATATTCTCAGGCCATATATGCCCTGTTTCCACTGCTTGCCCAAGCGGCTGAGCGTGGCTCTCTGGTCAGGCTTTGTATCTCGTACCTGATGCAGTTAAACTGGCTACAAAGGAAGTGTGTCATCACATAGCCATGAGGTGTTTAAGAAggtgttttaaaaaattgcattttttttgtttcacaccaGTATCTGCATAGGTTATTAAGCCTTTCTTTAAGATGTATTATTGTCTTACGTTTAGTGGTGTGAAgcctttgttttaaaaagagaagacaaactgaaaactgaaagaaaaatcaTATGTAGTGccataatgaaaacaaaacacaatttgatCTCACAATCCCTCAGTGACCTTTGACACACTGCGAGAATTTCTGAAGTTGGCCAACTTTAGggaaaaaagcactgaaacgcTTTTTTGATTTCGGCGGCTAGGCATGGGCAGCCGAAGCCTGTAGCGCCAGGCAGTGGAGACCCAGCTAATCATGatatagacacagacacagatcTCTGTCTTACCTTCAACAAATAGTACTTTTCAAAACATCTTGTAGTACTTCACTCAAGTGTTTGAACAATTTAATACACAGCCTGGTCATTGACTACCCTTTCTACAGTCAGGGACCAGGAGCTTTTCTGCATCCAAGAGGACCTCAATTAatgaaattaattacatttattcagAAATTGGCAACTGATCGACGACCCTGTTTGTCTGCCAAAGTACAACAAAATAAAGTAACAGTAGTAAATAATATACATAGTTTAATATAGTTTATTGTGAGTTAGTTATAACAGGACGGACGTAGGCTGGTTGCCAACCGATTTCTCCATTCACCAAAAGCATGCATTTTAAGTACTGTGTAAAAGAGCTGGACTTGTCTGCAtgtgtggttttagagcttttaacctcataaCAGAATCTGCAAAGGCACACTTCCCATTACATAAAGTCTGTTGAAGTCTGGTTTGATATTCATTGGTTGAGCCTACATTAGGAGTTAGTTGCCACACCTCTTTTACATTGAAATATTTTTAACAGGTCATTGATCTTGATTAGGTTCTGCTCCcttggctgtgctgtgtgattaAGTGATGCCTGTCACTGAAACGGAAGAGAAAGACTCACCGTAAACATATAAATCACATAAAGCAATTTGAAAGCTGGAAGGGAGCGAGACAAATAGCATTCCGATGGATTTGCTCGATGAGTGGGCTGTGGGCTGTGTATGAGTCTGGGACATGCTGCCACCCTCATTGAGCAATCCATAGGTTCATGCTGAAGGCAATGATTAAAACTGGATGGGCCCTCTCCGTATACAAGAAGACAAATAACCCTGAACTTTTCATTTCCACTCATTTGATATCTGCCTCATATCTGGTGCATTATatggctattattattaatttgcctAGGTGCCATGAGATGTATGTTTCTATCAGTAAGAGTTAATACAACCAAAATGGTGGGGTCACTGGCCACTTAAAGGGGCAAAAATACTACAGCAGAGTAATAGCAATTTTAACAGGGTTTGTTACAACCTTAAGCTGCTACCCTTAATTTATCACCTGACAGTGATAGCCTTGACTGTTGATTGATCAGGCTGTTAAACAGCACCTGTAATTAATGGCACCCTCCTCTGAGCTCAGTCCCAGTCACCGCTCCAGAATACATCAGATTGCCTGTATGGGGAAGGCAAATCAATCCTTTCAAAACAAGCACCAGCATTTTCAGAACAGCAATGCACTGGTGGGTGGGAGTctgcctcttttttttattacattctcATCCCAGGGCTGAAATAGTGATGTATGTTGATAAAACATTTCCCCAAATCAATATACAACAAAGCCACTGTTCCCATCCtaataaagcacaatgttaaCATGTCCAGTTAGAGCTTCTAAAATGTAACCCAGCATGAATTGCTGTTAATAtctgatgtttttaaatcttcaGATAAGACAGTACACCTCCAATCCTGTCTATTTATATATGCCCCAAAGCAAAGTAACAGCACTAGGTAGTCAAGCAGTGCTTATAGCTGCAGCTCTTAACGAAATTGGCTCTGCTTTAATTCCACATCACTGATTTCAATGGCACTTCAAGTGCTATTatcatttgtttgctttttccaCTGAGGTGGGTTTTCTTGTGAAATAACCCTAACAGAATAATGGTggttattcttttttaattcacTAAGTAGCGTACAAGGGTAGCCTAAACATTGAAACGTCTGATACATAGAAGCTGATTCCCAAGAGGACCCTGATTCTCTGTGCTTTGCATTCAAGGCCCTTCACTTTAACTCTTCTCTTGCTTCTTTGatagttttcagtttttgtttcgaTTGAAGAAAATTGCTGCTTTCGTGTTCCAGCAGGCAACTAAACATATGTTAGCGATGGTTTTCATGAACATTAACATGGTATaaacatgtaatacaatatacagtatactttttTGTATCATACACTACCAGGAAAGCTTCATGCatgttatgaaaataaatgaatcagaAAATCAAAATGGAcataattactttttattttattattattattattattattattattattatattccaaAGTATCCTGTCTGCTGTATGAGTCATCTCATTGATTTACAAAAGCCTTGATTTGAACCCAGGCTGCGAGGGgaggtttaattaaaaacagaagagCCTGGAAATCTAGCTTGGCCATCCATGACAAACTGCAAACAGTGTAGAACAATGGTTTCCCAACCCTGGAGGTCTGTCCCAGTCCAGGACCTTGTTCCAATTAAGTCCTAATTTAGGTATAGAGGGATTGAGAGTATTTGAATGTGGGGTGAACCTGAtgagtttttacatttttcatcagATTGTTCATCAGATGTTATCAAGCCAGAACGAGCAACTCCACTTAAAATTAAGCTTACGTTCTGATTTTTCTTTCCAGCACAGCAGGCCAGTTCAAATCACCTGGAGAAAAAAAGTCCATCTATTTGTAATTAATCTGAATACTAATTTGTGTTCGGTCTCTGAGTCAATATTgtatctgtaataataaaaaaagcagtgCTCAAACATGTACCAGCACTGCTCAACACATCATAATTCCAGAAACACAGGCACTTTTATTCGTTGTCACATACAAAGGGGTGATTCAACATTGTTGTTTATCATTGTTTTCAGTTATACTTTGCTGTTGACACTATTGAACAGCCCTCTGGTGGCCAGATGGTGTATCACAGTCTCTGtcagacattttatttgcatatcaACCTCCACCTACCCTCCATTGTATATATAAcatgtatgagtgtgtgtgtatttatgtagaTAGGTAGATAGGTGGGTATGTTTGAATTACATCacagtgtattttgttttgtttttcaaactctGAAATCTGCAGACCAGATGTTGCAAAATGGATTCACTTTGAACACTATCAGCTAAATATCAAGACCAGCTTTCAGAAATGCAGCTTCATAAAAATATATCCTTTCCAGAACCACTCCCTGATTGTCTGGAACAGTATTTCAAGGTAGTTGGAAAGAAGACATCCTGTTTGCTTGCGCTTCTTACTCATGCTGTGAGCAGGGGAGAGTGCAGTTATCATGGAGGCCAGACACTGTGATCTGGAGCCAAAACCAGACACATTCCATCCCAGCAGGCAGTCGTGTGGAGCATGTGTCAGAACATCCTGCTGGCTTAAATTAATACAAAGCTAAATTGGACTGTAAGAATCTCTAAGGATGAAACTTTACTCATTGAAGCCTGCTAAGGTAGTTGCTGCTAAACAGAGAAAATGGATTTGAAGTTTCTATGATTGTACAGTGATATGATGATACAAATGCATCCTGCTGCTTATGGTTTATACGTTACAAACTGTATGTCTAAATCTGTATGTCGACTGCATGCACAGAGTTTTCACAACTGAGTAAAATAGCTTGATGATGGTGCTATCTCTGGATGATagcaggattatatatatatatatatatatatatatatatatatatatatatatatatatatatatatatatatatcatggaaACCTGCTTACGCTATATGCTTCTCATTGATTTACACTCATCTCAAATCAATCTTTTGCACAATTATAAATTACATCTCATGGTTGTTCATTTATAGTTATCTAGATGTCTGTCTACTTCtaggaaaaaaacaagcaaactgcaAGCAACCATTTACAAAGAATGCTTACAAGAATCACTGAGTACTTGTCACTGTATAGGATATAGAGTACTTTGAGAAACTTGCTTTCTTATAAAGAAGCACCTTGTGGTGCTCCGCTGTGATTGATTAACAATCATCTTGCCAGTTAAGACTGCTACAATTTAGCAggctaattgcatttcattactGTAACTGGGTTAAATTTGCAAATGAATTCTATTCTTGCTGATAGCTTATGAAATAGTACTTCTGCACCTTTGtgaataattactgtaattaGGTGAAGTTCATTAGAGGCCTGGAAGATTTCTTTTCAGGTAATTTGTTGTGTTTCATAGCAGATAACATGCTATTTATATGGAATTTCTCCCCGTGGTCTGAAGAGATTGTTTTACTGCGTGACTGAAACATACTCAAGGTGGAAAGCCCTTCAGCTCGTCATTTACTGCACAACATTTTCAGGCAGTAACAACCAAATGCTAGCTGTGCGTTACCTACTTCCTGTTTGCTGTCattctgttaaatgtatttagcTGTGTCACATGTCTCTGTGCATGAGAAAATACTCTAAAGTAATTAAGAAAACGGGATGTTTGTTCATTCCTACATGACCagtgcattttatataaaaaccTTTAGAACCCAATATTGTTTAACATATTGTAACAGTGGGGCGGTGGGACAAAGTGTTGAGTGGGTACAGGTGAATGCAGTGTagtgcaggtaagaatcacacGGACAATTACTAACAGGTGCAAtgctgtttattgaaattaaatgcaatgtccagagccttatggcaaacatctgtaaataataaattatagaagtgaatacagtggcgtgtatcactttgtttgtaaaatcccatgggtttgaccgcaaccaaaaagtccagtttaacacactaacactaaacacaaaacacaaacacagttcctagtgatagtgaataagtgctcgtggtgtattacagttctctgtgaaatgcaggggtgaaagtgatgtccaggtttatgctggctttcgctccagctccggattgtgctactggtaatctattaaaaaaacagacaacactaacagacacaagacaaaactcacaattTACAATACAGcagcacagactccttgtaggttaaaacactaaccatttaccaaggaacagatcgcttacGCTACGTCCccataccctcgctcatgacccatAGGTTAACCAGacatctgcttctccaatcctcgccgtctcccgtccgagtcattgaacttgggtgccgtagctaAGCCCTCTTCCTATGGAATAAATTATcgtgccatttgattaagggtactctgttccttttacatagtgccctcacagattgggagggagatctaaccaTTCGATGTCGCTCGCAGGCGACTATCAAAGACTGATGTTCTTTCTGTTCGCTTGTGTTGTGATTGGGTATGAGTGTCATCTGTGTGTAGCTGGGATTGGGTGGGAACATAGCTAGTGGGGAATTGGGGGGCTAGTATGTTAATCAGTGGAACCCGTAATTTGCCAATGACAGCCCCTTTCAACAAGCCTTGGACTGCCTGATTGTTTCACTGCTGCTATACCTGAACCATCCCCTCTTGGAACCCACAGCACGCAGAATGCTATAATATTATAAATCACGTAtcacaaatcaaccaatcacagtgataTATTTGCCAAAATTCCAATACATAGAACACCACATCCTATTCCAATGTTTGAAAAGGGGGAGAAGAGGAGAAGGAAGCCACTGACCTTTGAAAGAGAAAATGATGTGACAAGGCCAGGTAAGCAAGGTGACTGCCGGCAAATAAAGTAGAAGGTGGGGATGTGGAAGATGAAGTTAAAACTGGAATTGCAGGGGCTCCTGAGCGGTGCATCCGGTAAAGAcaggagtgcaggatgtgccctatagcttggagatcactgGTTCGAATACCAGCTAtaccactgccgaccgtggatgggaatTCCCAGgaggtggcacacaattggccaagggCTGCCCGGGCTGGGAGGCATTAGGTCAGTTGGGGATTCCTTGGTTCACCACACATTGGCAACACCTGTTgttggccaggcacctgcaggcttgcctgtacacaattcaaaactgcatggtcctccaacgCTGCAAGTTCTGAGATGGCCGCACAGCGAGCTTgtagagccaaaaaaaaaaaaagtggatggcTGACAGCACTCATTTCGGAGGAGGTGCTTAGTTCAGGAGTTGCAGCAATGATCCaggttaaataataattggacattccaatattgggagaaaatcaggaattaatgaaaaacaatggTTCGTAAAATTGTGTTAACAACAGCCAGGTGTTTCCTTGAGGAgcaaagtaaacaataaaattattCATTTACAAATATCTAGCCCAGATAGGCACCTTAGTTTCAACAACTTCTAATCCAACTCCATTATTccattattgtattttattatcaaGCTTGAATTCATCATGAAGAATCATCTTCTGATGATGTTGCCTTTAATCATCTGCTGCACTGCAGTGGTGTCATACATCAAGGTACAATGTATTGTCATATTAGACAGTTTTGTGCCATTAAGCCCAACATGCACAAGGTAACTTGTGTTTGCTGGATGTTTCCatgtttacaaaaacaaggaaacatgtttcctGGAGTAGGCCTTGAGTTTCCCAGGGTAGACCTGGAGTTTATCTGAGTAGACCTGGAATTTCTCAAAGTAACCCTGGAGTTTATTTGAGTAGCCCTGGAGTTTATCTGAGTAGCCCTGGTGTTTCTCAGACCAGACCTGGAGTTTCTCAAAGTAGTGCTGGAGTTTATCTGAGTAGACCTGGAGTTTCTCAAAGTAGACTTGGTTTCTAGGAGTAGACCTGGAGTTTCTTAGAGTACCCCTGGGGTTTCTCAGTGTAGACCTGGTTCTATTTTGAGAAACATGTTTTCAGTAACATTTTGCTTTTGGACAATCAAAAGAGACTCTTTGAAGAGCTTctaaattaaatagttttaattGACATGTGTATACTGACAGGCCATGACTGTTCAACATAAAAAATCGAATTAAAATTCAGGAAGCCAGTCTCAGAacagatttcagaacattccaaCACATCTTATTTTGCTGTGTCATCTCATGCATGGTAGACCTGCAACAGAGAGCAATTCTACAGACATTTGTAATGCTATTAACtgtgtattttattcttttttaagtaaaaaaaaaaagattaataatacatttatatgtacTGCTGACGCGGCCTCTTTGCAATCCTCTTGCCCACCTGCAGCGATCAAGAGAAGACACTCTTAAAACATGAGAGAGACAGGATCAGCTGGACATGTTAACTTATATAATACCATAATCATAACCTTCTTTCCATTTTCAAACGGAATGATGATGTGTTGCTTGACATTGTttcttgaaaatgaaatgaaCGCTTGTGGAAAGTTTCCATGTGTACTCATTGCCTAAACGTTATCCCAGACAAATCAAACTAACACTGGACATTAGACAAACATCCTTGCACAAACCATGCTTTCCAccctcaataaaaataataaaaaaaaactgaatctatCACATTggcatcagcagcagcagtcacAATCTATCAAGAGCagtgacaaataatacaattccaATGTGTTTTCAGGTGCAGTATTTATAGAACTATAAGcacaaaagagagaaaaaaaaattgtacatccCCAGGTGTCATGGGGTGCTGTTCCCAGTATAACACCTTTTGCTCTGCAGCACATGGAAAGAGTTCTAAACATTAATCAGCTCCAGAACTCATGCGGGATAATCATAAGCCAAATTGATTCCTCTTCTCCTCCAGATTCCGTTGGGTTCATTCCTTGCAGTCCAGTTACCAAAAGCAACGCCTGAGCCAACCAAGATGAGAGATAATCTCTACAACGTGGCAATGTACATTACTGGAGACATGAGGGACTTCAGAAAGTTCATGCAAAGTAAGACACATCTGGCTCATTTTCTGTAGtgtctgtgtatttatgtattaatgtatttatattttgaaacagcACCATCACTACAGATACAACTTCATTGGCTACCTGTTTCATTTAGGATTTATTTTAAGATCTTCTTGTTGACCCATAAGATCCTTCATTGGCTAGTTCCTCAATACTTTTCAGGCATGTTGTCTGAATACATCACAGCACGTTCTCTACACTCTTCTACTGCAGGGCTACTTACCATCCAGAAGACCCGGCTTAAAACTGTAGGAGGCAGGGAGGGCATTCAGGTACTGTGTTTTCCATTTATGAAATTGTCTACTAAATGATATCAGGGACTGGGCACCTGTGACAATTTTTAAAtctaggtttgtttgtttatataacaaaacatATCAGGGACTCAGTATCGGTGCCAATTtctaaaactaaaccaaaaacccatttatttcaaaaggaattttaatttattattattattattattattattattattattattattattattatgtacagcaCTTTGAAGTGTTTCACAGAAGGTGCATTATAAATCCcaattgtaatgtattgtatttcataGCATGCCTTTATTATAATGTATATCTAAATAACTAAACTCAAAAACTATAAACTCATATGGCTTTAACTGCAGTGGTGTATTTGTTGTACTCTGATTGACTGGGTGACATATGAAGCACACCTCCatgtcagattcattcaatacTTATTCATACCTGCCATACTATACTATAGAATGCATTCTTGTTCATGTTAATTATTGTTACTTTTAAGGATAAGTAGGAattattgcttatttattttgaatttaacaGTAAATCATATGCTTGTTCATATCATTTGCAAAGCTGAAAGTCACACCTTTACAGTTTAATCGTTACCGTTAGACACAATAATGAGGCCACTAGGTAATAACAGAAATTAAGCAGTTACCAATTTCCGGGAGGCATTGAACATGGCACTGGTGTGTGCACATGGAGGATCTTCCTGCTTCTCGAATGCTCTTTATACAGTTTTTACACTCCTTGCATGCAAAGCTTTGTTACTGGCTTATCTGTGTGTGTCAGCAATGTCTTGACCAGACAGCTATTACTTGCACCAGATCAGGTGAAAACGTTCTTTCCCTGATAGCAGCCAGATAGAAGCTGCATAGTTTTGTAATCTTTTCATTAACTATTTACAAAGGGAATGGAAGAACAGCTTAGTTATATAATGCTGCATTAAAATGCTATCCTGTTAATATTAAATGAAACAGAACATAGTCAAGCTTGACATTGAACTCACAATTCCCACACAAATTCACAAATAATTCACAAATATCTGCTGGTCGTGACCACAGAACCGTGTTTCAGAGTACACTGAAGTGCATTAACAACATGTTCAAATGGGATTGTATTCATAAACCATTTGAGCGTCAGTAAATACATAGTACCATTGTAAAAGCCTAGCATAGTTTGATAAAGCATAGCTAAAGCACTTtgtaggtatggtaaagcacattaaaagcaTCGCAAACTATGGTTACCTATGGTCAGTGGTGGCTGGTCACCCAAAAAAATGGGGACATTGAAAAAAGGAGAGGtcttggggtccccttaagccACAAGCAGCAGAAGAATCGTATTATTCTATTCTGACTGagaacacttttcatatcttaaTGTTTTAGCCCAATTCaaagctgttaaatgcatttacaCCACCAgccaggagaaaaaataaaactgccaacgtgtgtttaaaatacaacattaatatagcatttagagtCCACGTCACTGTAACGTACTTTGCAggaaatattttctaaaaaaagttgttaaagcaggtgaaaggcagacaaaaatcaagcacacccTATCGACATAATTTGTTTAACAAATcgccaacaaaataattagataccATTCTGTACATATGgaacatatctatttaatataaaagAAGCAACAGACAATTTAACTTGGATTGGTCAAAACTCTTTGATAATTTAACACACAAATGTGTCGtatccaatttgaaatgccaagATCTTGAGATACAATATCAACCTGACCGGTTCTTAAATTGTAAATGTCCCCAATAAGCCACTGTACAAAATGTgtcattaaaattgttttaatagcAGTTGGATGCTTCTTCTGAAGTGTCACGCAGCTTCCCTGTTCTTGCTCAGTTCCcgagtgtttgtttttcagagaaGCCGTTCCTGCTGCAGTTGCTGGAGTGGAGCCTGCGCGGATTGTCCCAGGTGATCATGGTTGATAACCCGCTGAGCGGGGTGCTGATACTGGTCGCTCTCACCCTCTACAACCCCTGGTACACTCTCACCACCACTGTGGGGCTGCTGTCCTCCACCCTGACTGCACTCATCATTGGACAGGACAGGTAAGCTGAGTCCGTGACCAATACTTTCATCTCAGTGTAGATACAAGATACCACAGTTGGAAagtaagtggagatagactttgAACAGATGAAATGAGACACTACTTCACAGAAAAGTAGcaagtcatgttgttgaggctgaatcattgggatcgtTTTAGTTTTGagatcttatgttcttatgtatagtCTCTCATAAGTAGAGTAATGACCAGGCAGAGTATTGGCTCATGGACATCAGCTAGCTGtcacataaaaacaacaacaaaaacagtagatcgagaaagaaagaaatgtctctAAGAGGGCTAGTCCAAACATACACAGGTCAAACAGATCAGAAACGGCAGCTCATCACACAACACTCTCTGTTAAATATGATTCAGTGTTATTAGGTAGCATTtctataactatttattttttattcagatgAAGTAGATTTATAAAACAATCAACTAACAATTATAACAAGCAGCTGAAATCCTTTTGATTAGAAGGAGACTGATCCTGAAAATCTAATGGGAGCTGTCGTTCAGGACGTGCTCTGTGTGAGGCCATTCTACCATCTTTGAGATTCTGTCACTGCTGGCCTCCCTGAGTAGATCCACACATTTAGAAACCCCCAGCAACTCTCCAGGATGttttttgctttgatttaaaTGGTGTTACGTTTAAATATAACTATTATTTAAATAGCAATTAACTCTGGGactttttaaagaagaaaatacTTGAAAGTCCCATGTGcacttttagaaatgttttttaataacaTTAGTACAAAAGGGCAGGACCCTGTTTTAATGAAGTAAACTATTCAGATCACGTGGGCTGAGTTCCTTGATGTGAAGAACTGTATATAGGGTGCAATCTTCACTGTTGAAATTAATAAATCCACAAGACTCTTGCAAGTAATATAAATCCCCCTTTTATTTGTAGGTGTTGATCAGCAAGCACAAGATGATCTCAATACAACTAAGCATATATACAGAGTCACCGAGactacaaataaagaaaacaatgcataTTCCGCAGTGTGACAGAGTATTGGACCGCTCATTAGGTCTCCTTCACTTCAACTCCCCATAACCGGACAAGCCATGCATTCTATCTGTTGTTTGGGTGGATATGCAGATGAGCTTAATACCAAATATGAACTCTTAAAGGGGTAGGCTGTGTGTTAGACAAAGGTTCATTATAACATGTGTCTCTCTGCCCTGAAGCGCAGATGTCTCAAAGGGAGTCCATGGCTTCAATGGTGCGCTGGTGGCTCTCTTGATAGCGGTGTTCAGTGCCATGGGGGACTGGTACTGGTGGCTCCTCCTGCCCTGCTGCTTCGCTGGTGCTTCATGGTAAGTCCCCTAGTATTCCCAAggttaaacaatgtatttaccatagttttaaatggttttccatgttttttagtatgttttaccatacctctctgtgcttcataatgctcacctgtgcttaccgtgctttcactgtgctttatcacagtTTGCTATgtgaaacttgtataagggtaacAGAATCCTGCTTTACTACAACTTAAAGGTAGCGTGAAATAGATTTGCTAAATCTATGACATTCATATAATTTATGTCATTGTTTTCCACTTGATGTCTTAATCACATCATTggaacttattttaaaaagttcaagattccacaagggctttttgcatcatcaatgtgagaCCAATGGTTAGAGTAAGAGAAATTTCTGAGTGGTTGCTGTCATTTCTGTAATGACTCCTAGGTGTGTGCAGATTGCAGTTGCTCATTCCTAGAAGTCATTACAGGGTctttacagtatagtacagtatgcTAATAGCTAATAAATGAGGTTGTATTTGTGAGATTGAAGCCCTGTGTCCCTGTGTCTGCAGCACGTTCCTGTTCAGTGGCCTGGCCACCCTGTTACAGGGATGGGACATCCCGGTCATGGTGTTCCCCTTCAACACTGCGCTGTCCCTCTACATGTCAGCCACTGGCCCACACAACCTCTACTTCCCCCAACAGCACATCCAGCCAGCCATCATGCTGGCCCACAGCAATGTCACAGACTTGGACCTGCTCAGGGTAAGCTGTCTGACCCTCACTGTTTTGTAAGGCGTATAGTTCTCGGGTGGAAGTGCATTTATTAAAGGCAGGTGCCCTAGACAGGTGTAAAAGGTACCCTTACAGCCTGATTGTGAGGACAATATTTAACAAGGAACACCATGGCATAACATGACCATGACAAGGTGCAGTGAGGTCCATAGCCCTACTGTGACTCTTTTAATATGTTTAGTGCGATAGTGATAATTAAACTACTTATATAGTAGTATGAGATTCACAGTCTACACCTAGCCTGACTACAATATTGGATCTTAAATTGAGAAATGACAGTTGTGTTACCCAGTGTTACTCAATGTGATCCCAAATACAGGCATATTAGACCATTtgaggttatttttttcttaaacttgcTTCAGCTATTTTAATACTAGGCGCACTGCAGTATAGCATGTTGGCATACCCTGTGGATCACTTTGCTAAGCTGTTACCATGCTACactacagtgcatttttaaaagggcTTGCCAATTGAATTCCTTATCTCAGATGCTGGCAGTGATAAACAGCG
The sequence above is a segment of the Polyodon spathula isolate WHYD16114869_AA chromosome 2, ASM1765450v1, whole genome shotgun sequence genome. Coding sequences within it:
- the si:dkey-183c6.7 gene encoding urea transporter 1 — protein: MRDNLYNVAMYITGDMRDFRKFMQKKPFLLQLLEWSLRGLSQVIMVDNPLSGVLILVALTLYNPWYTLTTTVGLLSSTLTALIIGQDSADVSKGVHGFNGALVALLIAVFSAMGDWYWWLLLPCCFAGASCTFLFSGLATLLQGWDIPVMVFPFNTALSLYMSATGPHNLYFPQQHIQPAIMLAHSNVTDLDLLRLLEGVPLGVGQIFACDDLWACGFILLAVFLFSPLLCVHALLGSCVGIITGLSLAVPHSRLYSGMAGFNGALGCMAIGGFFFAFNWKTHLFAITSAFLSSYTDMALVNILAWVGLPAGSWAATLTVALLVLVSTRELSVHRIPSDSETIPECTWRTRSTWTGVEIKSTDI